The region AAAAACAACACAACAACATATAACAATGAGCGACGCTATAAAACACGAATGTGGTATTGCACTTTTACGATTAAAAAAACCATTATCATTTTACAAAGAAAAGTACGGTTCTAGCTTTTATGCTATTCAAAAAATGTATTTGCTAATGGAAAAACAACACAACCGCGGACAAGATGGTGCCGGTTTAGCAAGTATTAAATTAGATATGGAACCGGGTGAACGCTATATTAGTCGTGTGCGTTCTAATAAAACATCGCCTATACAAGATATTTTTGCCCAAATTAACGGTCGTATTAACGATGAGTTAGAACAAAATCCTGATTTAGCAAACGATACCGATGCTTTAAAAAAACACATGCCTTATTTAGGTGAAGTTTTTTTGGGACACGTACGCTATGGTACTTTTGGTAAAAATAACATTGAAAGTGTACACCCATTTTTACGTCAGAATAATTGGATGCATCGCAACCTAATTGTAGCAGGTAATTTTAATTTAACAAATGTAAAAGTGTTGTTTGACGATTTAGTGCGCCTTGGGCAACACCCTAAACAAATGGCCGATACTGTTACAGTTATGGAAAAAATTGGTCATTTTTTAGACGATGAAGTAGAAGATTTGTACTTTGACTTACGCGATAAAGAAGGGTTAACTAAAAAAGAAGCATCGCCAGTCATTGGTGAACGTTTAGATATTGCACGTATTTTACGCCGTGCATCAAAAAACTGGGACGGTGGTTTTGCAATGGCTGGTATGATTGGTCATGGCGATGCGTTTGTGTTGCGCGATCCAGCAGGTATTCGTCCAGCTTTTTATTATGAAGACGATGAAATTGTTGCTGTAGCATCAGAACGTCCCGTAATTCAAACCGCATTTAATGTGCCTTTTAACGATATTAAAGAGTTAGATCCAGGTAAAGCAATCATAATAAAGAAAAACGGAAATGTTTCGTTTGAACAAATTTTAGAACCGTTACAGCGCAAAGCGTGTTCGTTTGAGCGTATTTATTTTTCACG is a window of Myroides sp. JBRI-B21084 DNA encoding:
- a CDS encoding amidophosphoribosyltransferase, producing MSDAIKHECGIALLRLKKPLSFYKEKYGSSFYAIQKMYLLMEKQHNRGQDGAGLASIKLDMEPGERYISRVRSNKTSPIQDIFAQINGRINDELEQNPDLANDTDALKKHMPYLGEVFLGHVRYGTFGKNNIESVHPFLRQNNWMHRNLIVAGNFNLTNVKVLFDDLVRLGQHPKQMADTVTVMEKIGHFLDDEVEDLYFDLRDKEGLTKKEASPVIGERLDIARILRRASKNWDGGFAMAGMIGHGDAFVLRDPAGIRPAFYYEDDEIVAVASERPVIQTAFNVPFNDIKELDPGKAIIIKKNGNVSFEQILEPLQRKACSFERIYFSRGNDASIYQERKMLGRTMMPMILKELNNDVENAVFSYIPNTAEVSYFGMVEGANEFLNKQKTERILALNGDLSPEKINEILSKTIRSEKITIKDAKLRTFITDDSNRDDMVEHVYDVTYGVVKPTDTLIVIDDSIVRGTTLKKSIVKMLDRLNPKKIIVVSSAPQIRYPDCYGIDMAKMETLIAFNATLELLKDRNMYHIIDEVYAKCKTQEHLPDEQVVNFVKEIYAPFTDEEISDKISEMLHPETVKADLKVMFQTVENLHVSCPDNLGDWYFTGNYPTAGGNRVVNRAFMNFVEGKDARAY